The Coffea arabica cultivar ET-39 chromosome 2c, Coffea Arabica ET-39 HiFi, whole genome shotgun sequence genome includes the window atgatttttttcatctctctttGATCATGTATACGAATAACTTTTTTTCTATAAACCcacgtatatatctatttgattttacttaaacagtatgaataacatgtaatttatctCTATTGAATTTCATCTAAACATGCTAATCGTAGTTATATACATgttattcaatagatatatatatatgtgtgtgtgtgtgagtttaaaactaataattttgtttgaaacccatatatatatttatatgatttcaccatttgaacctattcaatatttgtgacatttctcttttggtaataatttatttattgagttgtataataaggTCATTTAATTAATGGGTCCTAACTCAAATTCTATAATTATgctaaaaaatttcagtttaaatctgaaatttctactcgacacttttaagaccaacagttgaattacttgccttgtgattttgttaaaatttgaaagtgccaatcacttatttctttttgtcatacttttcttttgtttactttttctatccaaatttaattcgatataaacactcgataatatttaggattaaatgtcttctttattttcaaatttcgagtaaaagaaaatgaatataagtaaaaaactaacaatttttttaaacccatgtatatatttatttgatttcacttgaacaaTACGAATAGtgtgtaatatatctctatttgatttcacatactattcgtactgttcaagagaaataaaaaaaatatatacatggattttaaaaaaattattcacacaCACGAGCAAtcaaaggtaaaaaaaaatcattttaaaaaatgtgaaggatgaaaaaattcattttgtgaaatgtaagggacgaaaaattttatgttatgaaatgtgaaggattatgaatcgaattatataaaatttgatttgataaattTGCTCTTAAAaatatgatcacgtgcaaggcacatgGTAAATTCTGacaaaaaactagtcgaaaaccTAAGTAGgaaccaaatttgaccaatgcgAATTTGTAAAGGAcataaaattacatttttaaaagcgAAAgacgaaaaaaattattttacaaaatgtgagggacgttttgaacgattttccttttttctaaattttattcCCTTTCTTTGGTAAAAAGTGTCAACACCGAAAGAATTTAGGACCCCACATGGAACCAATGAGAAAACGAAACGTTCGGTACCGAGCAAGAATATTTGGATTTGTAGAAGTCCCGTTTGGTCCCATCAGAGCGTGTGCGACGTGTTGAGTTGGGACATGGGACTTGGGCGGCCCTAATCCAATCCTTACCCTTTACTCTTCAGTGGTGAACGCTGGAGAGGGGGCTGTCCGCTCCATCTATCGCCAGTCATCCAACAATCTGAGGAATAATGACGGAATGTGAGCTGAGCCGCCGTCAGTCTAGTTGCTCCGCGTCAAACGTCAGGACAGAACAGCGACGAAGGTTCTCCAAATATTCTTCGTACGAGCCTAGCAGCAGGACGGAAGCCCAGGAACACGAGATCCATAGTCCCGTCCGACTTCTTATGGATAGccatttattttgttattattttattacattattaacaaatttttttttttcactttaaattTAAGAGTGTGTTTAGACAGAGTATTAttcgaaatattatttaaaataattactgtaacactttatGTAATgtatgtatgtgagataaaaaaaatagttgaaaataatttttttttaaaaaaagtgaattaaaaaatatgtttataatgCAAGAGAAATATTGACTTTATTTGGCAAGCAAGTTTTTGATCAAATTTATCTGctataaattttttaacaactttagttataataatctcaaaaaacttctcaaaaattttaaaacatacactttaaaatatccaaaaatttacacacttcaaaaattttttttacaacttctacagtaagttacagtaaaattttagacaaacactcaaaaaactcacttgttAATTGTTCTATTCACAATTCCTTTGTAACTCTTATTTTGCAGTGAATTACCGGCTAGATAAAATACTACTACTATGTATGTAACTAAGGGAAATTAAtaagggtgtgtttggattgcaattttctaaaaaaaaaatttttgttttttttttatgaacatatttttcaatcaattttttatttcaaatatattaaatcattacagtaattttttcttttataaaaatttcagaaaaattcCACATTTGGTTGTTGAAGGTTTTCTCTCATTGGTCGCCGGGTAAAGGGGGAAAAAATGGGGAAAAACAGGGAGAAGATCTGGACAAGGATACTTAATGCCAATGTTCAACGTGAAAACAATCAAACATCCGGACAAGGATGTGCATCGAAACAAAAGACACAGCAGCGCCACAATAAACCTTAATGAAGATGGATGCCTCCTTCTTCCACCACATTCGTCTTAACGTTTTccttccccaaaaaaaaaaaaaaaaaaaaacatttgtcCTAACGTCCGAAAAGTCGATAACTTGAAAAATGATCCGACGGAGCTGGACCCACCGACCAACAGAGAGTTTCGTGTGGGTCCTTTTGCTTTTTCCCATCTCTCTATTTCTCCGAGTCCAGATCCCAGAGTCCAGTCCACACACAAGCCTGTCTCTATCTTTTAAATAACACTTGCCATATTGCATAATGCTTGCCTGCCAAACAAAACGCTTGTTATTGTAGGTTCTCCATTGTTTTAGTCGCTATAATAATCTTAGTGCTTTTGACGACATGATGTGTTGCTCTGACAGAAAGTTGATCCGCAAGTCAAGCTGAATGGGCTAAGGAATACATTCTTGATTCTTCATAACCAGCTGTTTGTCCATTTTAAATTATCAATCAAAAGAATAATAAGCAACGCTCCAACGCCATTATTCAACTCCATTTCCCCCCCACACTATATCATACATCTCCAATGATCTACAAGAAGCGCCTCTCATCATTAACCAGGATTAAGCTTCCAGACAAAGCAATCCCTTCCCCACCAATCTACACATATCAGATACACCCACGAAACCATTGGGGGAAACAGAAGggaaaaaagtcaaaaacaaaataaaacacCTATGTCACGATATGGGAGTGTTGGACTGATAGTGAGAGTATTATTTGGACACACACCCACTTACAGATTGTAAGAGAGTAAAGGGTGATGGAGCCATTCAACGGATGTGCATGACACCGAAACATTTACACCATCTActttttacaatccaaacagctACTTTTTACAATAAGTTGTTACAGGCGGACTGCTAcagaaaagtttttttttttttgggtgggttCTAGGGAGGGTTGCAGCCCATTACATACGAAGTAACAAGAAGTCAATAGAACTTGAGCCAGAGAGAAGATAACAAAACTTTTATTCAGTATTTTTTTTCACCACTATAGAAGCACGGTTGCCTTTTGTTTGATCATCAGATCAAATGGCACTGAGCTATCCATTTAGTTTGCACGCGTTAATGAACTTCTGAACAGCACTGCCATCATTAAATCACAATGCCTTTCGTTTTATCATGgttgccttttgttttctccACGACAGAAGCATGGTTGCCTTTTGTTTGATCATCAAATCAAATGGCTTTGAGCTATTCATTTAGGTTGCACACGTTAATGAACTTCTGAACAGCATTGTGATATTGGGTTCCCTGTGACAACAGAATGTGTACAAAACTACATGTGAGCAATGCTACTGGAGATCACTTCACTAAGCCACAGATGCTGAATGTTTTATCCACACAATTTAactcaaatttcagcttaaatATCAGTACTCATGCAATAAATGGAGGGTTATGGAAGCTCTGTATAACAGGAATTTCAGATGAAAAATGCTGTGCATTGAACCAAGACTGGGGTGATACTACTGACTAAAGATGGGTTCTAAACTCTATCCACAAGATTGCAACTCCATGCACATGCACATCCCGTCATGTTTTGGGAGCACTACAGCTACTAAAACCAAAAGCAGCAGACACAGCTTCCAGCAAAGATAGAGCAGGAGGATATGGTATGAATTATACAATACACTATGCAATAGAGAAGTTTCTGCGTTAACCATAGAAAGGATCCAAATTAAGGAACAGCATCCTGAATCCATTGAAATGAACTCAGTGAtcaaattaaaacaagtaaagaTGGCATTTTTGGCCCAATGCAATGTACATGTATCTTCATTTGAaggaaagataaaaaaataataaacaataTCTTACAAACAAAAATTCCTTAATCAAGAAAATGCTGGAATGGAATCCACTGTTGCACTAACACACAAGACCTCCATAGAATCAGAACTTTGCAGGTTGATTGCTTCAAAGTTATGAAGTAGATCTTGACATAGATGAAAGagataataaaacaaaaaagaagggGAGCGCCCCCGCGCGGGGGACATGAGATGGAACCCAAAAaatgcatttaaaaaaaaaaatacctccCAGTAAAGTTGATTGCAGTCCATACACTGCCAAAACTCTAGATTCTTGTTAAACAAGCAGTTGGGAATCACTTGGAATCCTTTGGCAGCTTCCACAGCCTCTTCAGTTGTTAAGGGTTTTTGGATGAACTTCCCATTGCATTTAGTGCACCTTGACATTAGCTGATCCTCACAAATTTTCAGTTGAAAAGTTTCGATTACCTGCAGTCAACCAATTTTCATTCTCCAGGAGATGGCACTAAAAATGCAACATTAACCTTGACAGgcgaacaataaaaaaaatgaatatcaaaattgttgTTTCCTGTTGTTTGGATAAGAAGTAGGGTTGGGGAAAGCTGAATTATATTCCCAAAAAATGTTGGAGATCTACCTCAAGTAGCTGTTGATTTTTCAGAAGACTTTTGACcatgtatatttgatgttttatcAGATAGTTATGTGTCAAAAGCTTCGCATCCCGAGTTAAAAGCACCCTCTTTTCCTTGTTTGCTTGGTCTATCAAatccctgaaaaaaaaaaaagtaaagcaGTTAAGGAACCGTGTCTCCATTTTCTGCTGCTGATACATACTccaaaacttcttttgaaaatcACCAAGATTGTTCATTGAACAATCACCTAGTTCCAGGATTCTTTGAATGCGGAATAGCAGCATCTATCCCAACGCAACGTAAATGCTTTGCTAAGCCTTCCACCTATAGATACAGGAGTACACACCCAGACCATCACGTACCATCATCTAGTTAACCTTAACAAAATCTAAGCAAAAAAGTTTCAGCTACTACAAATTGAAAAGAAGAACCTTCCAACTCACCATCACATCACAGAGAAATTTGGGGCATCCATCACCACCCACTGAAAGATCCCATGGGGGGGCCCCTTGCCAATCATCAACACTTTGCACGAGTCTTTCTTTGTAAGTCATCCCTGCAGATgacctttttcctttcttggacATTTTAGGTTTCCTGTCAGAGTCCTTCAACAAAATTTTGTCACCATATTTTCTAGCAATACGCAAGAGGATGACATCCATTTCTTTGGTAAATCCACTTGAtttctcagaggctttagcctcAATAGCAGGAATTCTACCTGGGAACTCAGGCATAGTAGCTCGAATCACATTAGAAGCTTCAGAGACATTTTTCCTTAGGACCGTCTGACAACAATTAGAAATCTCAAGAATCTGCTTCAACCCAAGGTTAAAGTTCGATGACCTATGAAAAGAATTCCCTGCAACTAATAGCCCAATATATTAATACCAGATAACCTAAGAAAGCATTGATACAGATAAGAAATCAAGAACATGAGATTTTTGTCTATACACAATTAAGAAAGCtcaatgagaaaaatgataatttATCTGCGTTGAAATAAACCTCAATGGTTCATGCGTCCACACATCATATTAACAGTCAACAGACACTTGAAAGTAGCTATGCATTTAACTTCAAAGGTGAACTCTACATGATGAGATTAACCCAAGAATGTACAGTAGCAAATAGTCACATTAAGGGCGCCCAACCTTCTTTCTCAACCTTTGCTTGGAAGACATTAAATATATCAAGCAAACACTGAGCATCAGCAGCTGCATACGCTTTTTGCTCTTCACTAAGAGGACGGTGCGACCAATCACTGCATTGAAGTTCCTAAAGCATATGCATCACACTATGTAAATTCCCGAAAATGCAATCAAACACAATAATAAAACTTGAGAATGGAGCCAATGGCAAAGCCGTTGGTAATGTTCGAACCTTTGAAAGTGAAACACCCAGCACTTCTTGGCAAATGGTTGCCAAGCTCTTGCTTTGTTTTGGTACCTTTCTTCCTGAAGATTGCTTGTGCTGTAGATGGCTGTACACACTTGTAATATCTAGAAAAGGCTCCACCTACTCTGACCAATTACCAGTGAAATGGTATCACAAATTATATCAATGCAAAAGGGTAACTGCAAGTCTGCAACATCGTTAATCTAACCTATTTCATCCTCTGAGCTATGTTCTCTACCAAGAAAACAAGTAAAAGCCACGTACAATCCAGAAAAATAACAACAATgtcagccaaaaaaaaattcgCTATATAGCAGGAGCAATTTTGGTCCAAATAACGTGCATGAGAAAAATCCCACCCTTTTAAAAAGCATGTATTACCTTCATcagccaaaaattgaaaaaataaatgcaTTACCTTGCCCAGCCAAAAACTCAAACAATGAAAAGTATAGACAGAATTTGGAGGGCAAAGAGAAAAAGTACAATGAAAACCGTACTCACCCTATCGAAACCAGGATCGCAGCCCTGAGAACAGAAAGTGGACGATAAATATACCAAGTCTTGTTTGAACCTAAAACCTAATTTGAGAATATCATGGGATACAAATGCGTTGCTCAATAATTCGTAGATTGACGGAAGAGGAAGTACGGATAGGTCGAGAAGGAAGACCGGCGACTCGTTGGAGTCCGGGAATGGTCGGCATGCGATTTGGAGGAGAGAGACCGTGGGAAAGGTGGATTGGCGGCTGCGGTGGGGCTTCCATTCGGCGTCGATTCCGACGACAGTGGAGTGAGTCAGACACCAACTCAAGTGGGCGAACTCGGGCGAATCGGTACAAGAGACCCAGTAAATACTGCTACTGGTAAGTTTAGGCTTTTCGCCCGTGGATTCCATGGATGACGGACCTTCCAAAGCAGAGACTGGACAGTAATACTGTAATAGGTAGGAGCACTCCTGAGTCCTGCCAACAATTACTAGTATTAAGAGTGATTTACAACATCTCCGGCCCTACCCAAACTACTCTTAATTGGTGGTTGTGGGCCGTTGACTCCGTTCGGCCTTgggccttctttttttttttaataatcgcTTTGTTATTTGCAATACCGGAGTTGAATATCTTCACAATTCTTTAGTGAATAGTGGTATCAAAGCCCTCGGCAAGATTTCTGGTTCATTGGTTAATGAATTTAGAAGGAAATAAGTATTATAAAGAAGCATATAGACATTTTTAGAATTATCATCATGAACCTAAAGGTTTTACAAAATATTTGGCTCTATTTGGATCcactagtttttcaaaaattagtttttcaaatactataaattttttaaaaaagtactctaaaagatactctaaaaagtagtctaaattttttaaattattcaaaaaatatcctaaaatatattttaaaaatactactattcttaaatatttcaaaatttattgtaaaatatactctaaaaactcaGCTacgataatatttttaaaaaacagctaatccaaacagaaCCTTAGGTATAGAAATGAAGATAGACATAAGAGGGAAGTTTGTTAATAGTAGTCCTAATTTGTTAGGAACAAATTACTATGTGCTAGACATATCTCTATTAAAGTGCTTGGTGATATACATTGTTGTCGATGTATATaaagatttactctttttttatGACACTAAAGTGTTTCGTCCGTAGAGGGACATGAAAGTGATTCTCCAGGGTCCAAATTCTCTCTGTTGTAGGTGAAGTCTAGTAAATGATTCAGATAAAATCGCAACAACCTGATTTGAAActattcattttatttatttattttcctaattttgagATTGACAACCCAATTGGGTCGGACTGATATCGTCCACATCCATCGGACTATGTAGTCTTATTGAATATTGATTAGGGTTGTCAACGGATCGGATTTGGATTCATAcccaataattttttttggatttggattgaaaaataaTTCGAATACTCAAATTTGGATCCTGACTCGTTaactctaataaaaaaaaatgatcggaTACAGAATATAGGATTCTGGCCTGGATTCAaacaatatattaataattataaattacaaatatttataaataaattcttttaccaaattaataatTTAGTAATAATTTTATAGATTAATTTGTGGTTAGTTTTGAATTGAATATTGTGAGTTATTTGTAATTtagttttgtatttgatttgtttaaatttggagattGAATTTATGATTGACTTTGAATTTAATTTCGGACCTTTTAGACCCGGTCCTCTCGAACCTGGTTTCGAAGctctaaaatcaagattcatCGGGTATACGGGTCGAATTTGAATCTACTCAAAAAACGAGTTTGggtaaaaaatttccaaattcgACCCGAACCCGTGTGCTCGCACTCCTAATCTTGATTCGTTTCTTCAAAGGCCGTCTTCAGGCATGGCCTTGGATCTTGGAAGGCATTTATTACAAGTAGAAACGTTAATAAAGCCCAAACCCAATAACCAAAGTGAATTGCGAATACGAAACGGTCAAGGAACCTCCACAGTCCACCTCGGAACCTCCACAGTCCACACCCGTCCCACTACTACTTCTCACCAGGTTGGCGCCAAGCACCATTTTCCCGCGAAACCAAATTCGCGCGCCAAATCATTTCCTTCCCGGTTCctcaaatcttccaaaaccTCCGCTACGCCCTCCTAAGTCCTAACCCTTATTTTGTTGTCACTATTTCACGCTGCCTACGTAAACAACCCAAGAAGAAGGGAGCTGTGACTTGGGAGTGAAAACAATGGTTTCTTCAACAAGACTGGTGCTGAGGAAAAGGACCCAAGCTCCCATCCCAGTTTCCGTATTACCCGGATCTAAAAAGAGATCCAGATCAAAGAAAGGAGGAGCAGAAGAACAAGAAGATTACAGCAATGCGTGCTGCGAGAAATGTGGGTCTGGTGAGGATGCTGACGAGCTTCTGTTATGTGACAAATGTGATCGTGGGTTTCACCTATTTTGCCTCAGGCCTATCCTCGCATCCGTCCCTAAACGCTCCTGGTTTTGTCCCTCTTGCTCCAATAACAAAAGGCTCACCagtatgtcttttttttttcctattaaaagtttatttttttgcaatataTGGAAGCAAATTCAAGCATTCATGCTATTTACTCAAGATGTCTACTTCCCTACTCCCCACCTTCCGGTTTCATCCCAATTAATAGATTCCTTAGATTCTGAAATTTGTATATCAGAATTGCTGATAGCGTTTTCAAGTTGTACCAGACTTTCCATGTTTTGTTTTTGACGTTTAGTGGTGAGTATGGGATTCTGTCGACCGAGTTGCTTGTTTAGACTCACCAGTTTCAAAGGGGTGGGGCTGGGGGGGTGGATGTTGGTCATTAGTTCATTAGCATTTGCCATCAGTTTGCTTGTAAAATCTGTAAAAGTTTCTTCTCCGGGCTGTCAAAagccaacttttttttttggaaaattatgCCCGTAGAAATGATATAAATCGATGATATACTACTTAATAAGTGAGCTAAAATTAAGAGCGAGTTTAAACCTGAGAATCTCCAAGTAGTCCTATTAGAAGTATAACCCATTTTGATTAGTGTTGTGCAAGTTTTTGCCCCAATAATGTGTGTATTAGTTTCCATTAGCAAATGCTTTACAGACCATATAATCGGACATACTTACTCCTGCTCTGTCATGTATGTGCAGCTTTTCCTCTTGTACAAACGAAAATTGTAGATTTCTTTCGGATTCAGAGGTCTTCACTATCAGCTGAAGCACCTGGTCAAGGTACAAGTACAACGCATCCCTATGTCCCGCAGGCGTAACCTCTCTTTTGTTCAGCGTCTGCTCTCTTCAAATGTTAATGAATATACTATTATTCGTTACTGTTTATACAATATTCTAGACggcagaaagagaagaaagcgCACTGGCAGCAGTTTAGTCATgtcaaagaaaagaaggaagctGTTGCCTTTCAATCCCAGCGAGGATCCCGCAAGGAGATTGGAGCAAATGGCATCGCTGGCCACAGCATTGATAGCAACAGGGACAGAATTCAGTAATGAGCTCACTTACATGCCTGGGATGGCCCCAAGATCTGCCAATCTTGCTAAACATGAACGAGAAGGAATGCAGGTTGGATGTTTTAAATCAACTCTACTATGTTAGATAATTAGAACCCGTACGAACTTGTTATCAGCATTTAGAAATGGGTGCCTTTTTTCATTACACGGACGCAAGATATTAAAGCCAGCATGAAATTCGTAGTTTTGATAATGATGTCTCAAATATGCTTTTTGGTTAGCGTCTTTTGTTCTCCATCAgtgaaattttacaagtccGATGGATGTCTAATAGTAAGCAATCTGTAAACATGCTACTTGATTCAGTCTTATTTACATTAAAGactgaagcttgagttgtgtaCAAATATGAAACTTAGAATTTACAAATTGCAGGTTATATCCAAGGAAGATAGCCAGACCTTGAATTTGTGCAAGGCTAAGATGCGAAGAGGGGAATGGCCTCCCCTTATGGTTGTGTTTGATTCTTTAGAAGGGTGAGTTTAGCGAGAATTTGATTGTCTTTCTACTGGAAACATATGCAACCAGGTTTTGCATTCTGGGAGATTTACACTCATTTGAGAAATTGATGATCTTAACAGATTCACCGTGGAAGCAGATAGATTTATAAGGGATTTGACAATCATTACGGAGTATGTTGGGGATGTTGATTACTTGAAAAATAGAGAAAACGATGAAGGTGATAGCATGATGACCCTTCTTTCTGCAGCCGATCCATCAAAAAGCCTCGTAATCTGTCCGGACAAGCGTAGTAATATTGCTCGCTTTATTAATGGCATCAACAATCACACACCGTACGTTTATTTCGCTATCTAACTCATACTTCTTTCCTGAAAGGCATCCGCTGTTTATTGTTCAGGTCTACCTTGAAAAGTGCTGACAAGTATTTACGATCCTGTGATGCAGGGATGGCAAGAAGAAGCAGAATGTAAAATGCGTGCGATATGATGTGAATGGAGAGTGTCGGGTCTTACTGATTGCGAGCAGAGATATAGCAAAAGGGGAGAGGTTGTACTACGATTACAATGGCTACGAACATGAATACCCGACAGAGCACTTTGTCTGACTTCCCACCATCAACTGCTTTTCAACTCAACCTCCTCCCGTTCGTCCGATTTGCTCAAGATGGAAATATGATGATTCTTGCAACCAAACATGCATCCAGTCACCAGTTAAATTGCGCAATCTTGCTTTTCAGATTTTTCAAGGAAGGAAGGGGACCGGCGATGAAGAAGATGAGGAAAAGGGGCGGTGAAAACGCACATGGGTAAAAAGTGTGGAGCAGCGTTTACCgatctccccccccccccacggGGCGGGAAATGGTTACTTTAATAGACAGAAAATCTTTTTGCTGGGATGGAAGCTCGACTCTTTGTTTTGGTCTTCTCTCTTCTGTGCAAGTGCGCTCTTGCACAGGTTGAAGTGGCCGGCCTAAGTCTAGGACCTGGGTTTTGGGAGGTTTTGAAATTTTCCCTACTCAGGGATGAGCCAGTATTGAGAGATTAGGAGAAG containing:
- the LOC113724854 gene encoding uncharacterized protein isoform X2 — encoded protein: MESTGEKPKLTSSSIYWVSCTDSPEFAHLSWCLTHSTVVGIDAEWKPHRSRQSTFPTVSLLQIACRPFPDSNESPVFLLDLSVLPLPSIYELLSNAFVSHDILKLGFRFKQDLVYLSSTFCSQGCDPGFDRVEPFLDITSVYSHLQHKQSSGRKVPKQSKSLATICQEVLGVSLSKELQCSDWSHRPLSEEQKAYAAADAQCLLDIFNVFQAKVEKEGNSFHRSSNFNLGLKQILEISNCCQTVLRKNVSEASNVIRATMPEFPGRIPAIEAKASEKSSGFTKEMDVILLRIARKYGDKILLKDSDRKPKMSKKGKRSSAGMTYKERLVQSVDDWQGAPPWDLSVGGDGCPKFLCDVMVEGLAKHLRCVGIDAAIPHSKNPGTRDLIDQANKEKRVLLTRDAKLLTHNYLIKHQIYMVKSLLKNQQLLEVIETFQLKICEDQLMSRCTKCNGKFIQKPLTTEEAVEAAKGFQVIPNCLFNKNLEFWQCMDCNQLYWEGTQYHNAVQKFINVCNLNE
- the LOC113724854 gene encoding uncharacterized protein isoform X3, with the translated sequence MESTGEKPKLTSSSIYWVSCTDSPEFAHLSWCLTHSTVVGIDAEWKPHRSRQSTFPTVSLLQIACRPFPDSNESPVFLLDLSGCDPGFDRVEPFLDITSVYSHLQHKQSSGRKVPKQSKSLATICQEVLGVSLSKELQCSDWSHRPLSEEQKAYAAADAQCLLDIFNVFQAKVEKEVAGNSFHRSSNFNLGLKQILEISNCCQTVLRKNVSEASNVIRATMPEFPGRIPAIEAKASEKSSGFTKEMDVILLRIARKYGDKILLKDSDRKPKMSKKGKRSSAGMTYKERLVQSVDDWQGAPPWDLSVGGDGCPKFLCDVMVEGLAKHLRCVGIDAAIPHSKNPGTRDLIDQANKEKRVLLTRDAKLLTHNYLIKHQIYMVKSLLKNQQLLEVIETFQLKICEDQLMSRCTKCNGKFIQKPLTTEEAVEAAKGFQVIPNCLFNKNLEFWQCMDCNQLYWEGTQYHNAVQKFINVCNLNE
- the LOC113724855 gene encoding histone-lysine N-methyltransferase ATXR6-like, whose protein sequence is MVSSTRLVLRKRTQAPIPVSVLPGSKKRSRSKKGGAEEQEDYSNACCEKCGSGEDADELLLCDKCDRGFHLFCLRPILASVPKRSWFCPSCSNNKRLTTFPLVQTKIVDFFRIQRSSLSAEAPGQDGRKRRKRTGSSLVMSKKRRKLLPFNPSEDPARRLEQMASLATALIATGTEFSNELTYMPGMAPRSANLAKHEREGMQVISKEDSQTLNLCKAKMRRGEWPPLMVVFDSLEGFTVEADRFIRDLTIITEYVGDVDYLKNRENDEGDSMMTLLSAADPSKSLVICPDKRSNIARFINGINNHTPDGKKKQNVKCVRYDVNGECRVLLIASRDIAKGERLYYDYNGYEHEYPTEHFV
- the LOC113724854 gene encoding uncharacterized protein isoform X1; protein product: MESTGEKPKLTSSSIYWVSCTDSPEFAHLSWCLTHSTVVGIDAEWKPHRSRQSTFPTVSLLQIACRPFPDSNESPVFLLDLSVLPLPSIYELLSNAFVSHDILKLGFRFKQDLVYLSSTFCSQGCDPGFDRVEPFLDITSVYSHLQHKQSSGRKVPKQSKSLATICQEVLGVSLSKELQCSDWSHRPLSEEQKAYAAADAQCLLDIFNVFQAKVEKEVAGNSFHRSSNFNLGLKQILEISNCCQTVLRKNVSEASNVIRATMPEFPGRIPAIEAKASEKSSGFTKEMDVILLRIARKYGDKILLKDSDRKPKMSKKGKRSSAGMTYKERLVQSVDDWQGAPPWDLSVGGDGCPKFLCDVMVEGLAKHLRCVGIDAAIPHSKNPGTRDLIDQANKEKRVLLTRDAKLLTHNYLIKHQIYMVKSLLKNQQLLEVIETFQLKICEDQLMSRCTKCNGKFIQKPLTTEEAVEAAKGFQVIPNCLFNKNLEFWQCMDCNQLYWEGTQYHNAVQKFINVCNLNE